The proteins below are encoded in one region of Antennarius striatus isolate MH-2024 chromosome 7, ASM4005453v1, whole genome shotgun sequence:
- the mpl gene encoding thrombopoietin receptor: MVSEKFHIISLSCISFSCRWGILLVSLWTQLGLVPGMHVKDGNVSPLSREDVLLLRDEQDPKCFTRTERDFTCFFETADNRTCDFFYWGFLLGKKRCELAVQRTEEGTFLHVCSFPDSDVRLFLETNLEVVEHHTNTSLYKRNVSVEDHLLLDPPFGVSLHQNDQAGQLRVSWQSKISEYHRDNVMYRLRYSSKRLGEKTTEVKGSVVLDSLVPGEEVQVQVAIKYALNSKAGHWSHWSHPARAVVPQSADDISLTCSTSDRRNVICRWDGSRYEDEHKLFYRLDLSETMGWTYWTECLSEGPLMTMCSFHGDEHRKVRVKLDGTPNPLGRTFYTREFTLNNSIKTSPPIHLRRELEKDRLCLKWDAPVQFLSAHLQYEVSYQIRGGETWMMAPIHGPETGACLKVPTGNQYKIKIRAKPTGSTYSGYWSDWSDVITGDSQTVDTLLILCIPILMLTAAVILISVFPSYLSKIKLYIWPPVPNLEKVLQGFLAEMDGQRWEPPLTAKQSCEETTSSVVEIVSEDEVTGSGKPSDLTSQLLSSEKSFTTRDLGVGGPGSETFLDYVTLNNDIIFPKGNQYVNHYETDMYRKDSSVLKHVEKRGSSCNDGLGSSEPSFFSNLLNHSYLPTTESADRCKVTAGRGAGNLYTNLPCH; the protein is encoded by the exons ATGGTTTCTGAAAAATTCCATATAATATCTCTGTCATGCATAAGTTTTTCCTGCAGATGGGGGATCCTCCTGGTTAGTTTGTGGACACAGTTGGGCCTTGTTCCTGGGATGCACGTCAAAGATGGGAATGTTAGTCCTCTCTCAAGGGAAG ATGTTTTGCTCTTGAGGGATGAGCAGGATCCTAAATGTTTTACGCGGACAGAACGGGATTTCACCTGCTTTTTTGAGACGGCAGACAACAGGACTTGTGATTTTTTCTACTGGGGTTTCCTACTGGG AAAGAAAAGGTGTGAACTGGCAGTTCAGAGAACAGAAGAGGGAACTTTCCTCCATGTCTGCTCATTTCCTGACTCGGATGTTCGGTTATTTTTGGAAACAAACCTTGAAGTTGTGGAGCACCACACCAACACCAGCCTCTACAAACGGAACGTCTCCGTGGAGGACCACT TGCTCCTGGACCCCCCTTTTGGTGTGTCTTTACACCAGAATGATCAAGCAGGACAGCTGCGGGTTTCATGGCAATCCAAGATCTCGGAATACCACAGGGATAACGTGATGTATCGGCTGCGTTACTCCTCCAAAAGGCTGGGAGAGAAAACAACAGAG GTAAAGGGGAGTGTTGTGCTGGACTCTCTGGTACCAGGAGAggaggtccaggtccaggtcgcCATTAAATATGCCCTAAATTCTAAGGCGGGACACTGGAGCCACTGGTCACATCCCGCCCGGGCTGTGGTTCCTCAAAGTGCAG ATGATATTTCACTAACGTGCTCCACCTCCGACCGACGAAACGTCATCTGTCGGTGGGATGGGAGCCGATATGAGGATGAGCACAAGCTTTTCTACAGGCTGGATCTCAG TGAAACTATGGGCTGGACATATTGGACAGAATGTCTCTCTGAAGGACCCTTGATGACCATGTGCAGTTTCCATGGAGATGAGCACAGAAAAGTAAGAGTCAAGCTCGACGGTACTCCAAATCCACTTGGCAGAACCTTCTATACACGGGAGTTCACTCTTAACAATAGCa ttaaAACTTCCCCACCAATCCATCTGAGAAGAGAGCTGGAGAAAGATAGGCTATGCTTGAAATGGGACGCTCCAGTTCAGTTTCTGTCAGCTCACCTGCAATATGAAGTCAGCTATCAGATCAGAGGAGGTGAAACGTGGATG ATGGCACCCATACACGGTCCTGAAACTGGCGCTTGTCTCAAAGTTCCTACAGGCAACCAGTACAAAATTAAGATCCGAGCTAAACCTACAGGGTCCACTTACTCGGGATACTGGAGTGATTGGTCAGATGTGATCACCGGTGACTCCCAGACTGTCG ACACACTCCTCATCCTGTGCATCCCTATCTTGATGCTGACAGCAGCAGTCATCCTCATCTCCGTGTTCCCCTCGTATCTCAG TAAGATCAAACTCTATATTTGGCCTCCGGTTCCCAACCTGGAGAAAGTTCTCCAAGGTTTTCTAGCTGAGATGGACGGGCAGAGATGG GAGCCTCCTTTAACAGCAAAGCAGAGCTGTGAGGAAACCACTTCATCTGTAGTGGAGATAGTATCTGAAGATGAGGTCACAGGAAGCGGGAAGCCATCAGATCTAACCTCCCAGCTTCTGTCCTCAGAGAAGAGTTTCACCACAAGAGACCTGGGAGTCGGGGGTCCTGGGTCTGAAACCTTCCTGGACTACGTGACTCTGAACAATGACATAATTTTTCCAAAGGGAAACCAGTATGTCAACCATTATGAGACAGACATGTACAGAAAGGACAGCTCGGTGTTGAAACACGTCGAGAAGCGTGGCTCCTCCTGCAACGATGGCTTGGGATCTTCAGAACCGTCTTTTTTCAGCAATCTTTTGAATCATTCCTACTTGCCTACAACTGAGTCTGCAGACAGATGCAAGGTCACAGCTGGTCGGGGGGCAGGGAACCTCTATACTAATTTACCCTGTCACTAA